The Streptomyces tubercidicus DNA segment CTCGCCCGGCCCTCCTTCCCCGCGCGTCACTCGCGTTTCTGCCGGTCGGGTCCGTGTCGAATCCGTACATTTGCGACGAGTCGTGCCCCGGCGCGGTGGGCCGGCCGCCGCGGAGATGCGGAGACGCGGACGTGCGGAGACGCGGAGACGCGGAGACGCGGAGACGCGGAGACGGTGAAGGGACGCTATGGAGCCGAGCAACCATGAGGACGAGCCGCCTCGCCCGGCCGCGCCCCGCGGTCCGGCCGGCCCGCCGCCCAGTCCGCCCAGTCCGGCCGGTCCGCCGCCCGGCCCGGCGCGCCCCGAGTTCTGGCGCAGTCCGCTGCGCGGCCCTTGGCTGACCTCGGTGTTCGGGCTGATCCTGCTCGTCGGCGGCACCGTGCTGTTCGTGACCGGACTGCTGTCCTACGCCGCCTACAACCCCGACCTGGCACCGGGGAACGACCAGACGCCGGGCAAGGGATGGCTGGGCTTTTACCTGTTCCCCTGGCCGACCAGCCCGTACTGGCTCTACCGCCTCACCCAGGGCATCCATGTGACGCTCGGCGTGGTGCTGATCCCCGTGCTCCTGGCGAAACTGTGGTCCGTCATCCCGAAGCTGTTCTCCTGGCCGCCGCTGCGCTCACCGAGCCAGGCGCTGGAACGGCTGTCGCTGCTGCTCCTGGTGGGCGGGGCGCTCTTCGAGTTCGTCACGGGGGTGCTGAACATCCAACTGCACTACATCTTCCCGGGCTCCTTCTACACCCTGCACTTCTACGGCGCGTGGGTGTTCATCGGCGCGTTCCTGGTCCATATCGCGTTCCGCATCCCCGTGATGGCCAGGGCCCTGCGCAGCCGCCGGCTGCGCACCGAGCTGCGTACCCCGGTCTCCCGTACGGAGCGCGAACCGCTCGACGACACCGGACTGGTGACCCCGCATCCCGCACCGCCCACCATGTCGCGGCGCGGGGCTCTCGGCCTGGTGGGCGCGGGTTCGCTGGGCCTGCTCCTCGTCATGGCGGGGCAGAGCATCGGCGGCTCGCTGCGCAGGACCGCGCTGCTGGCCCCGCACGGTCAGGAGCCGGGCCATGGTCCCAACGGCTTCCAGATCAACAAGACCGCGGCGAGTGTGGGCATCCGGGCCCGCGATGTCGGACCGGATTGGCGGCTGGTCGTACGAGGCGACGGCCGTTCCCGGACCTGGACCCGCGCACAGCTCCTTGCCCTTCCCCAGCACACGGCGGCGCTGCCCATCGCCTGTGTCGAGGGCTGGTCCACCGAAGACCAGCAGTGGACCGGGGTCCGGTTGGCGGACCTGGCCGCCCTGGCCGGATTTGGCCCGCGACCGCCGGGCGTCTTCGTCGAGTCCGCGCAGCGCTCCGGCGCCTTCCGGTCGACGCAGCTGCGTGACAACCAAGTACGCGACGCCCGCTCGCTGCTGGCCCTCCGGGTCAATGGCGCCGACCTCTCCCTGGACCACGGATACCCGGCGCGCATCATCGTCCCGGCCAACCCCGGTGTCCACAACACCAAATGGGTCACCCGCCTCACCTTCGGAGCCACCGGGTGATTCGGAGCCACCGCGTGAAGGGCTTCCGCGCACGCTACGGGGCCTCCCCGCTTCACCTCCTGCTCGTCCTCTGCTCCTTCTTCCTTGCCCTGTACGCGGGCGTGCGACTTCTGAAGGGGGACCCGCTCGGCGTCGCCCTCTGGTTCGTCGGCGCGGCCCTGCTGCACGACCTGGTCCTCCTGCCCCTGTACACCGCCGCCGACCGCCTGCTCCAGACCGCCTTCCGGCACCGCCGGCACACCACCGGGCCGCCCCGTCCGCCGACCGGCGGGATCAACTACCTCCGGGTGCCGGCCTTCGTCTCCCTGCTGCTCCTCGTGGTCTGGTACCCGCTGGTACTGGACCGCGTCCCGGAATTCTCGCTGTACACCGGTCTGCCGTCCGGGGTGTTCTGGGGCCGCTGGCTGCTGATCACCGCGGGCCTCTTCGCGGCCTCCGCGGTGTGTCTGGCGGTCGCCAGGTGGCGCGCACATACGGCCCGTAGGCGTACGGCCGACGCCACGGAACCGACATGAGCCCGGCGACGTACACGGCGGCCGGCTGACGGCGGCGGGCCGACGGCGACTGGCTGACGGCGGCCGGCTGACGGCAGCCGAGTGACGGCCGCCGTGGTCACCACCCGTCACCAGCCCGTCAGCAGCAGATGGTTGACGAGCAGCGCGACGGCGGCCTGTCCGGCTAGCCACCAGGAGTGCGTACGGCGCGGCAGCAGCGCGCAGGCGGGCAGGATCCAGACCGCGAAGGTCAGCCAGATCCGCTCGGTCTCCGCCTTGCTCATCCCGGACACATCCGCGAGCAGCATCATGCACAGCCCCGCCGCGACGAGGACAGCGAGCGCGCCCCGTCCGTCCGGAGCCTCGCGCCGCATCCCCCGTACCGCCGGCCACAGCGGACCGGCGGCGCGCCGCAGCCCGGCGATGGCGGCCAGGCCCACGCTCACCACCTGCGCCGCCAGGTTGGCCCAGATGAAGTAGCCATACGGGCGGACCTTCGCGGCGCCCTGGTAGTAGCGCTCGACAAGGGTCGTATAGCCGTCCAGCCACCAGAATCCGCCCGCGGTGAAGGCCGCCACCCACGCCGCGACGCCCAGCAGCACATAGGGCAGCGGGCGGGCCGTGCGCGCGATCAGCAGCACCGCCGCCACGAGGAGGACGAGGACGGTCAGGCCGTACGAGAGGTACCAGGTCCAGCCGAGCAGCAGCCCCGCGCCCAGGGCGGTGAGGCGGGGCACCCGGGTCGTGCGAGTGGCCGCCAGGGCCAGCAGGGCGACGGCCCAGGCGGCCACGCCCGCGAAGTAGCCGTCGGCGCTGACGCCGATCCATACGGCCGCCGGAGCCAGCACCAGGAACGGGGCCGCCCGGCGCGCCAGTTCCTCACCGCACAGTGCGCGGACGGTCACCAGGACCGCCGCAGCGAACGACGTCCCGACGGTGATGCACCACGTGGCGGCCCAGGCGCCGCCGCCCAGCCCGATCCGGTCCAGCCCGACGAAGGTCAGCAGCGCGCCGGGCGGATGTCCGGCCACATGCGCCGGCCAGATGCCGGGCGAGCCGACCAGAATGTGCTGGGTGAAGTCGTGCAGAAAGGCCCGCAGGTCATGCACCGCACCGACGGACCGCAGATACTCCAGGCCGGTCGTCAGCCGCCCGGCGACCCCGCGCTCCCAGCCGTCCACGAGCGCCAGCGACCACGTCCAGGCCATCGCGGCACCCCATACGGCCGGCAGCAGCATCCGCCACGACAGACGCTGTGCGGTCGACGGGCCGTGGACCACCACCAGCACCGCGACGACCACCGCCGCCAGGCTTCCCGGCCCGAAATGCGGCAGCCACCAGGCGGTCAAGGGCGGCCATCCCAGCCGCAGAATCCCCTCCGTACCGTAAACGGTCCGGTTGATCACCCGCCCGACGAGCGCCGCCGAAACGAACAGCGCCACCGCCCCCGCCACCGCCCACAGATCACGGCGGCACTCGCGCTTCCCCGCACTCACTGTCACCGGCCCACGGTAAGACAGCCGCCCGCCCGTCCCGCCGACCCTCACCCGCCCGTTTCGGTGGCCACCGTCCCGGGCCGGGACCGGAGGGGCTCGCTTCCACCCGCTCGGAGCACCCGGCGGGCGCCCGCCCGGCCCTTCACGGTCATTCCCGATGGATGCGGGCGGCGACGATCACTCCGTCCCGAACGGTGTAGGTCCCGGCGAAGTACCGATGGGTGCCATCGGTCTGCGTGGCGTCCAGCTCCACTTCGACGGTGTTGCCGACCACGGAGCGCACCGTGACGTCGTCCCGGGACGTATCGCTGAACGTCCGCACGAAGTAGTCGTACGGCCGCCCCGTGATGTTCTTTCCGCCAAGCGCCCAAGCAGCCACGTATTCACCGTTATTGATCGCCTGGAAATACGCTTCGACCACTTCGGCAGGGTCCGGATTGGCCTGGTTCGGCACCACCGCGGGGTGGCTGAGTGCGTCCGATGTCCGCGTCGGCCCCCATGGTTGAACGGCTGCTGTCGCATGCGCCTGGCCCGGGGTTGCCGCCGCTCCGGCGGCCACAGTCGTCGCCGTCGACGTCCCGGAGCCGGCTCCGGCCGACGGGGCTACGCCCAAAAGCGCACCGATAGCGAGAAGAATCGCGGCCATCGCCAACCGAAAGACCGCCACGGCGTGGCCCGGAACCCCTGGTCGAACGCGGTATCCCGTGCGGATGCCCGGCCGTCGTACACCATGGCCCTTTGCGCAGTGAAGTCTTGGATGCTCCATCATCGCTAATCCCGGGCAATACGAGGATCTGGATCTTCCTCTTCCCATCGTGCGCTCCTTGGCAGTTGGATGCATCTGCAGGCCGGTGGATGCATCTGCAGGCCGGGGCTGCGGCAAGGCACGC contains these protein-coding regions:
- a CDS encoding molybdopterin-dependent oxidoreductase; its protein translation is MEPSNHEDEPPRPAAPRGPAGPPPSPPSPAGPPPGPARPEFWRSPLRGPWLTSVFGLILLVGGTVLFVTGLLSYAAYNPDLAPGNDQTPGKGWLGFYLFPWPTSPYWLYRLTQGIHVTLGVVLIPVLLAKLWSVIPKLFSWPPLRSPSQALERLSLLLLVGGALFEFVTGVLNIQLHYIFPGSFYTLHFYGAWVFIGAFLVHIAFRIPVMARALRSRRLRTELRTPVSRTEREPLDDTGLVTPHPAPPTMSRRGALGLVGAGSLGLLLVMAGQSIGGSLRRTALLAPHGQEPGHGPNGFQINKTAASVGIRARDVGPDWRLVVRGDGRSRTWTRAQLLALPQHTAALPIACVEGWSTEDQQWTGVRLADLAALAGFGPRPPGVFVESAQRSGAFRSTQLRDNQVRDARSLLALRVNGADLSLDHGYPARIIVPANPGVHNTKWVTRLTFGATG